A region of Piscinibacter gummiphilus DNA encodes the following proteins:
- a CDS encoding HAD family hydrolase, with the protein MTRPRRFDLIAFDWDGTLFDSTALIARCIQSACADLGVPVPSDRDASYVIGMGLVEALQHAAPGLPRERYPELGDRYRKHYFARQHEIVLFEGTVAMLQALKARGHWLTVATGKSRRGLDEALETVELRGVFDGSRTADETASKPHPQMLLELMDHFGVEPERTLMIGDTTHDLLMAQNAGTAAIGVSYGAHEPAAFDAYPTLHVAHSVADLNAWLAEHA; encoded by the coding sequence ATGACACGACCCCGCCGGTTCGACCTCATCGCCTTCGACTGGGACGGCACCCTGTTCGACTCCACCGCCCTGATCGCGCGCTGCATCCAGTCCGCCTGCGCCGACCTCGGCGTGCCGGTGCCGAGCGACCGCGACGCGAGCTACGTGATCGGCATGGGCCTCGTCGAGGCCCTGCAGCACGCCGCGCCCGGCCTGCCCCGCGAGCGCTACCCGGAGCTGGGCGACCGCTACCGCAAGCACTACTTCGCCCGCCAGCACGAGATCGTGCTGTTCGAGGGCACGGTGGCCATGCTGCAGGCGCTCAAGGCGCGCGGGCACTGGCTCACCGTGGCCACGGGCAAGTCGCGCCGGGGGCTCGACGAGGCGCTCGAGACCGTCGAGCTGCGCGGCGTCTTCGACGGCAGCCGCACGGCCGATGAAACCGCGTCCAAGCCGCACCCGCAGATGCTGCTCGAGCTGATGGACCACTTCGGCGTGGAGCCCGAGCGCACGCTGATGATCGGCGACACCACCCATGACCTGCTGATGGCCCAGAACGCCGGCACCGCCGCCATCGGCGTCAGCTACGGTGCCCACGAGCCGGCCGCCTTCGATGCCTACCCCACGCTGCACGTGGCGCACTCGGTCGCCGACCTGAATGCCTGGCTCGCCGAACATGCCTGA
- a CDS encoding Rieske (2Fe-2S) protein, giving the protein MPDTGDDAVYLCPAADLADRGKAFVFDVLQWRQPARAFALRFDGKVVAYLNRCVHVPAEMDWQEGEFLDQDREFIVCSIHGAEYEPRTGRCAGGPCGRGSLTALKVEERDGGVYWYPSRDTRPVVFDEPGAPSAAGS; this is encoded by the coding sequence ATGCCTGACACCGGCGACGACGCCGTGTACCTGTGCCCCGCGGCCGACCTGGCCGACCGGGGCAAGGCCTTCGTGTTCGACGTGCTTCAGTGGCGCCAGCCCGCGCGGGCCTTCGCGCTGCGCTTCGACGGCAAGGTGGTGGCCTACCTGAACCGCTGCGTGCACGTGCCCGCCGAGATGGACTGGCAGGAGGGCGAGTTCCTCGACCAGGACCGCGAGTTCATCGTCTGCTCGATCCACGGCGCCGAGTACGAGCCCCGCACCGGCCGCTGCGCCGGCGGCCCGTGCGGCCGCGGAAGCCTGACCGCGCTCAAGGTCGAGGAGCGGGACGGTGGCGTGTATTGGTATCCTTCCCGGGACACCCGTCCCGTGGTGTTCGACGAGCCCGGCGCACCTTCCGCGGCGGGCAGCTGA
- the ureG gene encoding urease accessory protein UreG: MSPLHTIPRRTKKLPPLRVGVGGPVGSGKTTLVEMLCKTMRTQYDLVVVTNDIYTKEDQRLLTVAGALEAERIVGVETGGCPHTAIREDASINLEAVDRMLEKFPDADIVFIESGGDNLAATFSPELSDLTIYVIDVAAGEKIPRKGGPGITKSDLFVINKTDLAPYVGADLDVMAADTTRMRTNAQGLKPFVMTNLKTHAGLADVIAFIEKKGLLK; encoded by the coding sequence ATGAGCCCCCTGCACACGATCCCCCGCCGCACCAAGAAACTGCCGCCGCTGCGAGTCGGCGTCGGCGGCCCCGTCGGTTCCGGCAAGACCACCCTCGTCGAGATGCTGTGCAAGACCATGCGCACGCAGTACGACCTCGTGGTGGTCACGAACGACATCTACACGAAGGAAGACCAGCGCCTGCTCACCGTGGCCGGCGCGCTGGAGGCCGAGCGCATCGTCGGCGTGGAGACGGGCGGCTGTCCGCACACCGCGATCCGCGAGGACGCCTCCATCAACCTCGAGGCGGTGGACCGCATGCTCGAGAAGTTCCCCGATGCCGACATCGTGTTCATCGAGTCCGGCGGCGACAACCTCGCGGCCACGTTCAGCCCCGAGCTGAGCGACCTGACGATCTACGTGATCGACGTGGCGGCCGGCGAGAAGATCCCGCGCAAGGGCGGGCCCGGCATCACGAAGAGCGACCTCTTCGTCATCAACAAGACCGACCTCGCGCCCTACGTGGGCGCCGACCTCGACGTGATGGCGGCGGACACCACGCGCATGCGCACCAACGCGCAGGGGCTGAAGCCGTTCGTGATGACGAACCTGAAGACACACGCCGGGCTGGCCGACGTGATCGCGTTCATCGAGAAAAAAGGCCTTCTCAAATGA
- a CDS encoding ATP-binding protein — MKRWFGDTLFRRLFVLMWVALVASHLLGYTAAHQGAPAGVRGAGMPPPMPSLPPMGGPPHPGPAPGMDRGPPPQGPHGPRPSPTLWLDYLVRALAIAAFAAWGARWLSAPIRRLGTASRQLAESLRLGRPPAPLDETRGTVEVRETAHVFNTMASQLQDQFAAQQLLMAAISHDLRTPLARLRLRVEQMPPGDLADRCVADIREMDTLVDGALSLLREQHDPSARTRVDLVSLLQALADDEAEQGHAVTFEGGPAVVEGQPAALKRLFGNLVGNAVRHGGSADVQLAVAGHEVRVTVDDHGPGIPADRLDAVFHPFYRLDTPGAAPGAGLGLHIARDLARQHGGTVALANRPEGGLRATVTLTLASDATLSARTQTSETQDTADPHTGAV; from the coding sequence ATGAAGCGCTGGTTCGGCGACACCCTGTTCAGGCGCCTCTTCGTGCTGATGTGGGTGGCGCTCGTCGCGAGCCACCTGCTCGGCTACACCGCGGCCCACCAGGGCGCACCCGCCGGCGTGCGCGGCGCGGGGATGCCGCCACCGATGCCGTCGCTGCCGCCGATGGGCGGGCCGCCGCATCCCGGGCCGGCGCCCGGCATGGACCGAGGCCCACCGCCACAAGGCCCCCACGGCCCGCGCCCGTCGCCCACGCTGTGGCTCGACTACCTCGTGCGCGCGCTCGCCATCGCCGCGTTCGCCGCCTGGGGCGCGCGCTGGCTGTCGGCGCCCATCCGAAGGCTCGGCACCGCGTCGCGGCAACTCGCCGAATCGCTGCGGCTCGGGCGCCCGCCGGCGCCGCTCGACGAGACCCGTGGCACGGTCGAGGTCCGCGAGACGGCCCACGTCTTCAACACGATGGCCTCGCAGCTCCAGGACCAGTTCGCGGCCCAGCAGTTGCTGATGGCCGCGATCTCGCACGACCTGCGCACGCCGCTCGCGCGCCTGCGGCTGCGGGTCGAGCAGATGCCGCCGGGGGACCTCGCCGACCGGTGCGTCGCCGACATCCGCGAGATGGACACGCTGGTCGACGGCGCGCTGTCGCTGCTGCGCGAGCAGCACGACCCGTCGGCCCGCACCCGCGTCGACCTCGTGTCGCTGCTGCAGGCCCTGGCCGACGACGAGGCCGAGCAGGGGCACGCCGTGACCTTCGAGGGCGGGCCCGCGGTGGTCGAGGGCCAGCCGGCCGCGCTGAAGCGGCTGTTCGGCAACCTCGTGGGCAACGCGGTCCGCCACGGCGGCTCGGCCGACGTGCAGCTCGCGGTGGCCGGACACGAGGTGCGGGTCACCGTCGACGACCACGGCCCGGGCATCCCGGCCGACCGGCTCGACGCCGTGTTCCACCCGTTCTACCGGCTCGACACGCCGGGCGCGGCCCCGGGCGCCGGGCTCGGCCTGCACATCGCACGCGATCTCGCACGCCAGCATGGCGGCACCGTCGCGCTGGCCAATCGCCCGGAGGGCGGGCTGCGGGCCACCGTGACGCTGACCCTCGCGTCCGACGCAACCTTGTCCGCGAGGACACAAACCAGCGAAACGCAGGACACAGCCGATCCGCACACTGGCGCCGTCTGA
- a CDS encoding Rne/Rng family ribonuclease yields the protein MKRMLINATQAEERRLAIVDGQKLLDFETEIEGREQRKGNIYKAVVTRVEPSLEACFVDYGEDRHGFLPFKEISRNYFRDGVDVRNARIQDAIKEGDQLLVQVEKEERGNKGAALTTFVSLAGRYLVLMPNNPRGGGVSRRIEGEDREELKENLDQLEYPKGMSLIARTAGIGRTANELQWDLNYMLTLWKAIDGASQAGKGAFLIYQESSLVIRAIRDYFTADVGEILIDTDDIYDQAQQFMSHVMPEAASKVKRYRDDAPLFSRFQIEHQIETAFSRTVNLPSGGAIVIDHTEALVSVDVNSARSTRGSDIEETATRTNLEAADEIARQMRLRDLGGLIVVDFIDMEESKNRRDVENRLRDALRQDRARVQFSSISKFGLLELSRQRLRPALSEGSHITCPRCNGTGHIRDTESSALQILRMVQEESMKENTAAVHVQVPVEVTSFLLNEKRTEIAKIELKQRITVLLVPNKHLDTPNYRLERLRHDDPRLENLQVSYSMIEEPDDEVGITRREKFKAKQEPVIKGILPDTPAPVAEPKPEPAPAPVATPAPAPVAAPAASGGFFGFLKKLFGGGETPAPVVAAPVEAPATETKENRGDRKGRGERNGRGGRDGGKRDGERGERGARGERGERGEGRGDRAERGERGDRGEGRGRRGERSETPVEAGAETARPPRERGERGERGERGRGQEARAEGAQGGRDEARAERGERGERGERGEGRRNRPEREARPNAVTEGAADEAVQARAFVDTVPGGDTPEAGAETGERTGRRRNRRGRGGRDRDETRAAEGGEDTAVDSTTAVAGLVPVAAGSDAELAPTDAVDAAPVDAEGNPTGEPQEREGRRRNRGRGRDRQRREDAGADGQQALLEATGDVAADLTRAVEPVEAAPAAPVVAAAPVEAPAPAVEPVVAEAAPVAEAVAPAPAPVQAPAPAPVAAPVVAAAAPAPAAYQLPIGELQAVAEQHGLQWVNSDAEKIRAAQIAIANEPKPVHVPREIKPVVLLDEGPLVLVETRKDLSQVRLPFETN from the coding sequence ATGAAACGCATGCTGATCAATGCGACGCAGGCCGAGGAACGCCGCCTGGCGATCGTCGACGGCCAGAAGCTGCTCGATTTCGAAACCGAGATCGAAGGCCGCGAGCAACGCAAGGGCAACATCTACAAGGCCGTCGTCACGCGCGTCGAGCCTTCGCTGGAAGCCTGTTTCGTCGACTACGGCGAAGACCGCCACGGCTTCCTGCCGTTCAAGGAAATCTCCCGCAACTACTTCCGCGACGGCGTGGACGTGCGCAACGCACGCATCCAGGACGCCATCAAGGAAGGCGACCAGCTGCTCGTGCAGGTCGAGAAGGAAGAGCGCGGCAACAAGGGCGCCGCCCTCACCACGTTCGTCTCGCTGGCCGGCCGCTACCTCGTGCTGATGCCGAACAACCCGCGCGGCGGTGGCGTGTCGCGCCGCATCGAGGGCGAGGACCGCGAAGAGCTGAAGGAAAACCTCGACCAGCTCGAGTACCCGAAGGGCATGAGCCTGATCGCGCGCACCGCCGGCATCGGCCGCACCGCGAACGAGTTGCAGTGGGACCTGAACTACATGCTCACGCTGTGGAAGGCCATCGACGGCGCTTCCCAGGCGGGCAAGGGCGCCTTCCTGATCTACCAGGAATCGTCGCTGGTCATCCGTGCCATCCGCGACTACTTCACCGCGGACGTCGGCGAGATCCTGATCGACACCGACGACATCTACGACCAGGCCCAGCAGTTCATGAGCCACGTGATGCCCGAGGCGGCATCCAAGGTCAAGCGCTACCGCGACGACGCACCGCTGTTCAGCCGCTTCCAGATCGAGCACCAGATCGAGACCGCGTTCTCGCGCACGGTGAACCTGCCCTCGGGCGGCGCCATCGTGATCGACCACACCGAAGCCCTCGTGTCGGTCGACGTCAACAGCGCCCGCTCCACCCGCGGCAGCGACATCGAGGAAACGGCCACCCGCACGAACCTCGAAGCCGCCGATGAAATCGCCCGCCAGATGCGCCTGCGCGACCTGGGCGGCCTGATCGTCGTCGACTTCATCGACATGGAAGAGTCGAAGAACCGCCGCGACGTGGAAAACCGCCTGCGCGACGCCCTTCGCCAGGACCGCGCCCGCGTGCAGTTCAGCTCCATCAGCAAGTTCGGCCTGCTCGAACTCAGCCGCCAGCGCCTGCGCCCCGCCCTCTCCGAAGGCAGCCACATCACCTGCCCGCGCTGCAACGGCACCGGCCACATCCGCGACACCGAATCCAGCGCGCTGCAGATCCTGCGCATGGTGCAGGAAGAGTCGATGAAGGAAAACACCGCTGCCGTGCACGTGCAGGTGCCGGTGGAGGTGACCTCGTTCCTGCTGAACGAGAAGCGCACCGAGATCGCCAAGATCGAGCTGAAGCAGCGCATCACCGTGCTGCTCGTGCCGAACAAGCACCTCGACACCCCGAACTACCGCCTCGAGCGCCTGCGCCACGACGACCCGCGCCTCGAGAACCTGCAGGTCAGCTACTCGATGATCGAGGAGCCGGACGACGAAGTCGGCATCACCCGCCGCGAGAAGTTCAAGGCCAAGCAGGAACCCGTGATCAAGGGCATCCTGCCCGACACGCCGGCCCCCGTGGCCGAGCCGAAGCCCGAACCCGCCCCGGCCCCGGTGGCCACACCGGCGCCCGCCCCCGTGGCCGCGCCGGCTGCATCCGGCGGCTTCTTCGGCTTCCTGAAGAAGCTGTTCGGCGGCGGTGAAACGCCCGCCCCCGTGGTGGCCGCGCCCGTCGAGGCGCCGGCGACCGAAACGAAGGAAAACCGCGGCGACCGCAAGGGCCGTGGCGAGCGCAACGGCCGTGGCGGCCGCGATGGCGGCAAGCGCGACGGCGAACGCGGTGAGCGCGGCGCCCGCGGTGAACGTGGCGAGCGCGGCGAAGGCCGTGGCGACCGCGCGGAACGCGGTGAGCGTGGTGACCGGGGCGAAGGCCGCGGCCGCCGTGGCGAACGCAGCGAGACGCCGGTGGAAGCCGGCGCCGAGACCGCCCGTCCGCCGCGCGAGCGTGGTGAACGCGGTGAACGTGGCGAACGTGGCCGTGGCCAGGAAGCCCGCGCCGAAGGCGCCCAGGGCGGCCGCGACGAAGCCCGCGCCGAACGTGGCGAGCGGGGTGAACGCGGCGAGCGTGGCGAAGGCCGCCGCAACCGCCCGGAACGCGAAGCCCGTCCCAACGCCGTGACCGAAGGCGCCGCCGACGAGGCCGTGCAGGCCCGCGCGTTCGTGGACACCGTGCCGGGTGGCGACACGCCGGAAGCCGGTGCCGAGACCGGTGAACGCACCGGCCGCCGCCGCAACCGCCGTGGCCGTGGTGGCCGCGACCGCGACGAGACCCGCGCCGCCGAAGGTGGTGAAGACACCGCGGTGGACAGCACCACCGCCGTCGCCGGCCTCGTGCCGGTGGCCGCCGGCAGCGATGCCGAGCTGGCCCCCACCGATGCCGTGGACGCGGCGCCGGTCGACGCCGAAGGCAACCCCACGGGCGAGCCGCAGGAACGCGAAGGCCGCCGCCGCAACCGCGGCCGTGGCCGTGACCGCCAGCGCCGCGAGGACGCCGGCGCCGATGGCCAGCAGGCCCTGCTGGAAGCCACCGGTGACGTCGCCGCCGACCTGACCCGTGCCGTCGAACCGGTGGAAGCCGCACCGGCTGCCCCGGTCGTCGCCGCCGCGCCGGTCGAGGCCCCGGCGCCTGCCGTGGAACCCGTCGTCGCCGAAGCCGCTCCGGTGGCCGAGGCCGTGGCGCCTGCACCGGCTCCGGTGCAGGCACCGGCCCCCGCGCCGGTCGCTGCCCCGGTGGTGGCTGCCGCGGCACCGGCTCCGGCCGCGTACCAGCTGCCCATCGGCGAACTGCAGGCCGTGGCCGAGCAGCATGGCCTGCAGTGGGTGAACTCGGACGCCGAGAAGATCCGCGCCGCGCAGATCGCCATCGCGAACGAGCCGAAGCCGGTCCACGTGCCGCGCGAGATCAAGCCGGTGGTGCTGCTGGACGAAGGCCCGCTGGTGCTCGTCGAGACGCGCAAGGACCTGTCGCAGGTCCGCCTGCCGTTCGAGACGAACTGA
- a CDS encoding dioxygenase family protein: MPNESHDHGLSHDLNTLAGPFARRRALLWLAGATALPLLACGGGGDDEAGSSTTGSSSTGSTGSGSSSSGTCSVIPEETAGPYPGDGSNTNGSGIANALALSGIVRSDIRPSFAGATGVAAGVPLIVNLRLVNTNNSCADLSGYAIYLWHCDREGRYSMYSSGVTAENYLRGVQATDSAGEATFTTIFPGCYSGRMPHIHFEVFRSTATATSSVNKLRTSQLAFPDAVCDAVYATTGYTASVSNYSRITFATDNVFSDGVTLQVAEVSGSVDTGYIAALTVGIAV; the protein is encoded by the coding sequence ATGCCCAATGAATCCCACGACCACGGCCTGTCCCATGACCTGAACACGCTGGCCGGGCCGTTCGCACGGCGCCGCGCGCTGCTGTGGCTCGCCGGCGCGACCGCACTGCCCCTCCTCGCGTGCGGCGGCGGCGGCGACGACGAGGCCGGCAGCAGCACCACGGGCTCGTCGTCCACCGGCTCCACCGGGAGCGGCTCGTCGTCCAGCGGCACCTGCTCGGTGATCCCCGAGGAGACGGCCGGCCCCTACCCTGGCGACGGCTCCAACACGAACGGCAGCGGCATCGCCAACGCCCTCGCGCTGTCGGGCATCGTGCGCAGCGACATCCGCCCGAGCTTCGCGGGCGCCACCGGCGTCGCCGCGGGCGTGCCGCTGATCGTGAACCTGCGCCTCGTCAACACGAACAACAGCTGCGCCGACCTGTCGGGCTACGCGATCTACCTGTGGCACTGCGACCGCGAGGGGCGCTACTCGATGTACTCGTCGGGCGTGACCGCCGAGAACTACCTGCGCGGCGTGCAGGCCACCGACAGCGCGGGCGAGGCCACGTTCACGACGATCTTCCCCGGCTGCTACTCGGGCCGCATGCCGCACATCCACTTCGAGGTGTTCCGCAGCACGGCGACCGCCACCAGTTCGGTCAACAAGCTGCGCACCTCGCAGCTCGCGTTCCCGGACGCGGTGTGCGACGCCGTCTACGCCACCACCGGCTACACGGCGAGCGTGTCCAACTACTCGCGCATCACCTTCGCCACCGACAACGTGTTCAGCGACGGCGTGACACTTCAGGTGGCCGAGGTGTCGGGCAGCGTGGACACGGGCTACATCGCGGCGCTGACCGTGGGCATCGCGGTCTGA
- a CDS encoding S49 family peptidase: MNPQDEITTPASPPSSFAAPAAPAVAPPPAWAGALEQFARDYMKDRRSERRWRVFFRLSWLLLIALVVWASFAARNTTSAPSGPHTALVEVRGEISPDGEASAENVVAALRAAFEDEGAQAVVLRFNSPGGSPVQAGLINDEIQRLKALHKKKVYAVIEEACASGAYYIAVAADEIYTDKASIVGSIGVLMDGFGFTGTMEKLGVERRMLTAGENKGIGDPFSPMTEKQRAYTQVMLDQIHQQFIDVVKQGRGPRLKVGPDTFSGLYWNGEQAIAMGLADHLGSLDYVAREVVQAAEIIDYTPKENVAERLAKRFGASVGAGAVKALRSVGSIH; encoded by the coding sequence ATGAATCCGCAAGACGAGATCACCACCCCGGCGTCCCCGCCGTCCTCCTTCGCCGCGCCCGCCGCGCCCGCCGTGGCCCCGCCGCCCGCCTGGGCCGGCGCGCTGGAACAGTTCGCCCGCGACTACATGAAGGACCGCCGCAGCGAACGCCGCTGGCGCGTGTTCTTCCGGCTGTCGTGGCTGCTGCTGATCGCGCTGGTCGTGTGGGCCTCGTTCGCCGCGCGCAACACCACGTCGGCCCCCAGCGGCCCGCACACGGCCCTGGTCGAGGTGCGCGGCGAGATCTCGCCCGACGGCGAGGCCAGCGCCGAGAACGTCGTGGCCGCGCTGCGGGCCGCGTTCGAGGACGAGGGCGCGCAGGCCGTGGTGCTGCGCTTCAACTCGCCCGGCGGCAGCCCGGTGCAGGCCGGCCTGATCAACGACGAGATCCAGCGCCTGAAGGCCCTGCACAAGAAGAAGGTGTACGCCGTGATCGAGGAGGCCTGTGCCTCCGGTGCGTACTACATCGCGGTGGCCGCCGACGAGATCTACACCGACAAGGCGAGCATCGTCGGCTCCATCGGCGTGCTGATGGACGGCTTCGGCTTCACCGGCACGATGGAGAAGCTCGGCGTCGAGCGGCGCATGCTGACCGCGGGCGAGAACAAGGGCATCGGCGACCCGTTCTCGCCCATGACCGAGAAGCAGCGCGCCTACACGCAGGTGATGCTCGACCAGATCCACCAGCAGTTCATCGACGTGGTGAAGCAGGGCCGCGGCCCGCGCCTGAAGGTGGGCCCCGACACGTTCTCGGGCCTGTACTGGAACGGCGAGCAGGCCATCGCGATGGGCCTGGCCGATCACCTGGGCAGCCTCGACTACGTGGCCCGCGAGGTGGTGCAGGCCGCCGAGATCATCGACTACACCCCGAAGGAGAACGTGGCCGAACGGCTGGCCAAGCGCTTCGGGGCGTCGGTGGGGGCGGGGGCGGTGAAGGCGCTGCGGAGCGTGGGCTCCATCCACTGA
- a CDS encoding RluA family pseudouridine synthase, translating to MLNVVVDEGSEGQRLDNFLLKLLKGVPKTHVYRVIRSGEVRVNKGRAAADTRLALGDQVRVPPVRVAERDEAPKAPAREFPIVFEDDHLMAVNKPAGVAVHGGSGVSSGVIEQLRRARPQAKFLELVHRLDKETSGLLLIAKRRSALVALQEQFRSRETGKTYAALVNGTWPVSRKVIDVPLHKFLTAEGERRVRTVDADHDDGRRSITLVKVVTQFTDFALLDVTIKTGRTHQIRVHLAHEGHPIAGDEKYGDFAINKALGKGEAVPGHRFDRMFLHARRLRFDHPSTGETIELAAPLPPECQKLVEALSK from the coding sequence GTGCTGAACGTCGTCGTGGACGAGGGTTCCGAGGGGCAGCGCCTCGACAATTTCCTGCTGAAGCTGCTGAAGGGCGTGCCCAAGACGCACGTCTACCGCGTGATCCGTTCGGGCGAGGTGCGCGTGAACAAGGGCCGTGCGGCGGCCGACACGCGGCTCGCCCTGGGCGACCAGGTGCGGGTGCCGCCGGTCCGGGTGGCCGAGCGCGACGAGGCCCCGAAAGCCCCCGCCCGTGAATTCCCCATCGTCTTCGAGGACGACCACCTGATGGCCGTGAACAAGCCGGCCGGCGTGGCCGTGCACGGCGGCAGCGGGGTCAGCTCCGGGGTGATCGAGCAGCTGCGCCGGGCCCGCCCGCAGGCGAAGTTCCTGGAACTCGTGCACCGGCTCGACAAGGAAACCTCGGGCCTGCTGTTGATCGCCAAGCGGCGGTCGGCGCTCGTCGCCCTGCAGGAGCAGTTCCGCAGCCGCGAGACCGGCAAGACCTACGCCGCACTGGTCAACGGCACCTGGCCCGTGTCCCGCAAGGTGATCGACGTGCCGCTGCACAAGTTCCTGACCGCCGAGGGCGAACGCCGCGTGCGCACGGTGGACGCCGACCACGACGACGGTCGCCGGTCCATCACGCTGGTCAAGGTCGTGACGCAGTTCACGGACTTCGCGCTGCTCGACGTGACCATCAAGACCGGCCGCACCCACCAGATCCGCGTGCACCTGGCCCACGAGGGCCATCCCATCGCCGGTGACGAGAAATACGGCGACTTCGCCATCAACAAGGCCCTGGGCAAGGGCGAGGCCGTGCCGGGCCACCGGTTCGACCGCATGTTCCTGCACGCCCGCCGCCTCCGCTTCGATCACCCCTCCACGGGCGAGACGATCGAACTGGCGGCACCCTTGCCCCCTGAATGCCAGAAACTCGTGGAAGCGCTCTCGAAATGA
- a CDS encoding response regulator, which translates to MIRVLLVDDDPELRTLVSDYLSRYRMQVTTVSDGAGLRRALAAAGSPPAFDVLLLDLMLPDANGLDLCRFVRQTSALPIVMLTAQGDPASRVVGLELGADDYLPKPFEPRELVARINAVLRRTGGTAAAAPAAEAAVLRFNGWTFDRVRRQLTSPDQVVLALSSAEFRLLSAFVDHPRRVLSRERLLELTRTPGADITDRAIDLAISRLRQKLADPSLIRTVRGEGYAFEIDPPAA; encoded by the coding sequence ATGATTCGCGTACTGCTCGTCGACGACGACCCCGAGTTGCGGACCCTGGTCAGCGACTACCTGTCCCGCTACCGCATGCAGGTCACCACCGTGTCCGACGGCGCCGGCCTGCGGCGCGCGCTGGCGGCCGCCGGATCGCCCCCGGCGTTCGACGTGCTGCTGCTCGACCTGATGCTGCCCGATGCCAACGGCCTCGACCTCTGCCGCTTCGTGCGCCAGACCTCGGCGCTGCCCATCGTGATGCTCACCGCCCAGGGCGATCCGGCCAGCCGCGTCGTGGGCCTCGAGCTCGGCGCCGACGACTACCTCCCCAAACCCTTCGAGCCGCGCGAACTCGTCGCCCGCATCAACGCCGTGCTGCGGCGCACGGGCGGCACCGCGGCCGCCGCGCCGGCCGCCGAGGCCGCGGTGCTGCGCTTCAACGGCTGGACCTTCGACCGTGTGCGCCGGCAGCTGACCTCGCCCGACCAGGTGGTGCTCGCGCTGTCGTCGGCCGAGTTCCGCCTGCTCTCGGCCTTCGTCGACCACCCGCGCCGCGTGCTGAGCCGCGAGCGCCTGCTGGAACTCACCCGCACGCCGGGCGCCGACATCACCGACCGCGCGATCGACCTCGCCATCTCGCGCCTGCGGCAGAAGCTCGCCGACCCGTCGCTGATCCGCACGGTGCGTGGCGAAGGCTATGCGTTCGAGATCGACCCGCCCGCGGCATGA